The DNA region CTTTCAATAACTGGCGCAAGTATCGTCAGACCGTTACCGAACTCGGCCGCATGAGTTCGCGCGAATTGCAAGACCTCGGCATCGATCGCGCCGACATCCACAGCGTTGCCCGCCAGTCGGTGGCTCGCTAAGCGGCTTTTCCTGCCCATCCTGTATGACAGTACGCCCGCTGATGACGCGGGCGTTTTTGTGTCTGACCGCCGCGAGGCGCCGCGCTGGAGATCGCTCTCATCAGAACTACGTCGTGCATTCTACGCATAGCTGCACTGCAGCAAAGTCTATTTAATGTGCTGTGTGAATGAGTATCTTGGTTTCCATCGAAGCGATGCACCTCCTCCCGCAGAGCTTCGATTTCAGACGGCCCACTCCTCCTCCCAAGGGACGTCTGTCGGAACAGCGGCACTCCTCCTCCCAGCCGTTGTTCGGCTCTTTTCGGAAAGCCTGCCGCACCTCCTCCCGCGGCAGGCTTTTCGTTTTCAGGGCCGTCGCATTAGAGCCCGAGAGCGAGTTGCGGTTCTTGCCCGCTCACTTCCGTGTTGAGCGATGACAGGGTGATCCCGAGGAGCCGCACCGGACGTTTGAACGGGAACACCGAGGCGAGCAGGGTCTCAGCATTCTCCAGGACCATGTCGATGTCTGACATGGATCCCGACACGGTCCTGCTGCGGGTCGCCTGACTGAAATCCGAATATTTGATTTTGACGGTGATCGTCTTTCCCGTGATGTCGTGCGCCTCGCAATACCGCCAGACCTTCTCGGCCAACCGGCCGCAACTCGGCTTTGGCCAGATCGAAATCGTCGATGTCCTCAACGAAGGTGTCTTCCGCGCCGACGGACTTCCGGATGCGATCAGGTCTAACCTGCCGTTCGTCGATCCCGCGGGCAATGCCGTAGAAATACGGACCGGACTTGCCGAAATTCTGCTGAAGGAACGCGAGGGACTTCGACTTGAGATCAAGCCCCGTCTCTATGCCATGCCGTTTCATTCGCTCGGCCGTGGCCGGCCCCACGCCATGGAATTTCTTGACGGGGAGGGCCTCGACAAAACCCGGGCCGTTCTTTGGCGTAATGACCGCCTGGCCATTCGGCTTGTTCAGATCGCTCGCCATTTTGGCCAGGAACTTGTTGTAGGAGATGCCAGCCGACGCATTGAGGCCCGTGACCGCCTTGATTTTCGCACGGATCTCAAGCGCAATCTCGGTGGCGATCTCCATGCCCTTCAGGTTTTCGGTGACGTCGAGATAGGCTTCGTCCAGCGACAGTGGCTCGATCAGCGGCGTGTATTCGGCAAAAATCTCGCGGATCTGCTGCGAGACCTGCCGATAGACGTCGAAGCGCGGCGGCACAAAAATCAGATCCGGGCATTTGCGCTTGGCGGTGACCGATGGCATGGCCGAATGCACGCCGAAGACACGGGCCTCGTAACTCGCGGCCGCCACAACGCCACGTGCCGCGGATCCACCGACGGCCAGTGGCAGGCCACGCAGCTCCGGGTTGTCACGTTGCTCGACCGAGGCATAAAAGGCATCCATATCGACATGGATGATTTTGCGCACGGGTTGCACGCTCCCCATGACGTCAGTTCCCAAAGAATAAGCCGGCATTTGGTAAACCGCCATTTGACTGCCCTGGTCGTGCTCTGTGCTTTCAAAGCAGCAGACCTTCCTCGTCCGGCTTCGGTTTGGCCTGTGGCGGCACGATCACAAGCATGTTGCCCGGGAGCGGACGCTGTAGGTGGCGGGCTTCATCCCACGGTGCTGTCAACCAGGTCTCGACTTCTTCAGGCGTGGTCAGGATGGAGGGCATTGCCTTTTGATGGATAGGCGAGACGATCTCGTTGGGCGAGGTCGTCAAAAATCCGAACAGCTCGTATTCCTGCTCGCCATCCCTGACTTTGCGCACGCCCTTCCAGGGCGTCCAGAAGCCCGCGAAAAACATCAGCGGCCGGTCTTCGTTGCCGGCGAACCAGGCGTTCGGCACACGCCCGCCTTCGACCTTGCTGGCCGGGTCGGGCTCGGCAAAGGAGGTGAACGGGACTACGCAGCGGCTGGTGGGTCCAAGCCAGCGGCGCCAGTGCGGCGACGCCACATTGCGGATATTGGTGACGCCGGGATCGTAGTTCTTCACATAGGCAGGCGGTGACGGCATGCCCCATGTTGCCCGTGCAATCTCCCGCTGACCGTCCTCTGCGATGCGGACAATCGGCGCTTGATAGCCCGGGTAAACGTCGAAGCTCGCTTCGTTCCAGCCAGCGCGATCCCGGAAGGCTTTCGTGAACTGCAGAACCGCGTCACGGGTGGTGGTCACATTGTAGAGATTGCACATCAGATCCTCTCCCTATTTCCACATGGCCCGCATGCGCGCGCCGACATCGATGCGGATCTGCTGGGCGCTTCGCTCAGATGCAGTTGCTGAAACCTTCGGCCAGGTCGTCGTCTCGAAGAATTGGAGCAGGGTTGCCGGGACGAACCGCGTCCTCGCTGCATAAACGTGCCGATCCCCTTGAACGTTCTGCCCATGGGTAAAAAACCGCTGCGGCGTGATCAGGGCCAGTTGATCCCTGGCGCGTGTCATGGCGACATAAAGCAGCCGACGCTCTTCCTCGAGTTCCTGGCTGGTGCCGGTTCCAAGATCCGACGGTATACAGCCGTCGACAACATTGAGCATGAAGACCGCACGCCATTCCTGGCCCTTGGCCGAATGAATGGTCGACAAGATCAGATAATCCTCGTCGAGCAGCGGCACCCCCGCCTGGTCGCTGGTGGCATCTGGCGGATCAAGTGTCAGTTCGGTCAGGAAGCGCTCGCGCGAGGGGTATCCACTGGCGATCTGTTCGAGCTGCAACAGGTCGGCCTTGCGGGTGTCGGCATTCTCATGGATGCGGTCGAGATGCGGCTCATACCAAAGGCGTGCCTGCCCAATATCCAAAGGCCAGCCATCTTCGGCCTTGCGCAGGTTTGCGAGCAACTGGACGAAGGAAGTCCAGTCTTCGCCGGTCTTGGGCGGAGGCGGGATTTCGGCAAGGGCCAGCAAAGGTTCAGGGTCGGCCGCGATCGTCTCGAGAATGTTGCCGGCCGTCTTCGGCCCGATGCCCGGCAGCATCTGCAGCAGCCGGAAGCCTGCGACACGGTCGCGTGGGTTCTGCGCGAACCGCAGCACCGCCAGCATGTCCTTCACATGGGCACTGTCGAGAAATTTCAGGCCACCAAATTTGACGAATGGAATGTTGCGGCGGGTGAGTTCAACTTCGAGCGGACCGCTATGACTGGATGTGCGAAACAGCACGGCCTGGTTCTTCAGCGTCATGCCAGTCTCGCGATTGGCAAGCACCTGGTCGACAATGAAGTTCGCCTGTTCCGTCTCGTCCTTGACGGTGACGAGCTTCGGTCGATCCAGCGATTGCCGCTCGGTCCACAGGTTCTTGGTGAAGCGCTCGCGCGCCAGATCGATGACGCCATTGGCCGCAGCCAGGATCGGCTGTGTCGAGCGGTAGTTGCGATCAAGCGTGATTATGTCGGCGGCTGGGCTGAAGGAAGACGGGAAATCAAGAATGTTGCGAACCGTCGCTGCCCGGAACGAATAGATCGACTGGGCATCGTCGCCGACCACGGTCAGGCCACGACCGCCCGGTTTGAGCGCCATCAGCACCGAGGACTGCAGCTTATTGGTATCCTGGTATTCGTCGACCATGACATGGTCGAAGCGATTGCCGATATCGTCGGCAAGATCGGGGTCGCTGACCATCTGCGCCCAAT from Pararhizobium qamdonense includes:
- a CDS encoding SOS response-associated peptidase, with the protein product MCNLYNVTTTRDAVLQFTKAFRDRAGWNEASFDVYPGYQAPIVRIAEDGQREIARATWGMPSPPAYVKNYDPGVTNIRNVASPHWRRWLGPTSRCVVPFTSFAEPDPASKVEGGRVPNAWFAGNEDRPLMFFAGFWTPWKGVRKVRDGEQEYELFGFLTTSPNEIVSPIHQKAMPSILTTPEEVETWLTAPWDEARHLQRPLPGNMLVIVPPQAKPKPDEEGLLL
- a CDS encoding ATP-dependent helicase, with product MAAYLEKLNEQQRQAVEHGIGLADGQVAGPLLIIAGAGSGKTNTLAHRVAHLVVNGADPRRILLMTFSRRAASEMSRRVERICKQVLGANSGVLTDALSWSGTFHGIGARLLRIYAEQIGLNVDFTIHDREDSADLMNLSRHELGLSKTENRFPTKGTCLSIYSRAVNSQTPLNDILRQHYPWVGSWEEQLKQLFATYVEAKQVQNVLDYDDLLLYWAQMVSDPDLADDIGNRFDHVMVDEYQDTNKLQSSVLMALKPGGRGLTVVGDDAQSIYSFRAATVRNILDFPSSFSPAADIITLDRNYRSTQPILAAANGVIDLARERFTKNLWTERQSLDRPKLVTVKDETEQANFIVDQVLANRETGMTLKNQAVLFRTSSHSGPLEVELTRRNIPFVKFGGLKFLDSAHVKDMLAVLRFAQNPRDRVAGFRLLQMLPGIGPKTAGNILETIAADPEPLLALAEIPPPPKTGEDWTSFVQLLANLRKAEDGWPLDIGQARLWYEPHLDRIHENADTRKADLLQLEQIASGYPSRERFLTELTLDPPDATSDQAGVPLLDEDYLILSTIHSAKGQEWRAVFMLNVVDGCIPSDLGTGTSQELEEERRLLYVAMTRARDQLALITPQRFFTHGQNVQGDRHVYAARTRFVPATLLQFFETTTWPKVSATASERSAQQIRIDVGARMRAMWK
- a CDS encoding DUF1127 domain-containing protein, producing the protein MNVARSFNNWRKYRQTVTELGRMSSRELQDLGIDRADIHSVARQSVAR